A genomic segment from Etheostoma spectabile isolate EspeVRDwgs_2016 chromosome 11, UIUC_Espe_1.0, whole genome shotgun sequence encodes:
- the ermn gene encoding uncharacterized protein ermn — protein MEMETSMMPSKYLRVSVEEDALASRVPEIIGGITVKTLQTLEGPEERDVLSVEEGDDSVFYSDEDQAPQDIKANISCGFGANKCKNFVNSVEADEDDPREESIMDEDIAEMEEEVTQHIILTEQEECQELQTSKTNLKDQSDPSDPGAESDLTQEKSVSTCGESPNCTTADMQTKQMTSAEKANQPKEVTPKNEPFDVTNEKSYTRLNREADIPEQMSSAELQISGDRKLQVEPEQNHNSHVPMGFDQNSSPGYSTLPLPKKSYGSVDHQKSFNHLSSSKYSTVSYRKIRRGNTRQKIEEFEYRVMNL, from the exons ATGGAGATGGAGACAAGCATGATGCCTTCAAAGTACCTGAGGGTCTCAGTAGAAGAAGATGCACTGGCATCTCGGGTACCGGAGATCATTGGTGGGATCACTGTTAAGACCCTCCAGACTCTGGAGGGACCTGAAGAAAGAGATGTGTTGTCAGTGGAGGAGGGAGATGACTCTGTATTCTACAGTGACGAGGACCAAGCTCCTCAGGACATAAAAGCAAACATATCTTGTGGTTTTGGTGCCAACAAGTGCAAGAATTTTGTCAACAGTGTGGAAGCTGATGAGGATGATCCAAGGGAAGAATCCATTATGGATGAAGACAttgcagagatggaggaggaagtgACTCAGCACATCATTCTGACTGAACAAGAAGAATGCCAAGAGCTCCAGACATCCAAAACTAATTTGAAGGATCAGTCAGATCCTTCAGATCCAGGAGCAGAGTCTGATCTAACTCAAGAGAAGTCAGTGAGCACCTGTGGTGAATCTCCAAACTGCACAACTGCAGACATGCAAACAAAGCAAATGACATCAGCAGAAAAAG caAATCAACCTAAAGAAGTGACACCAAAAAATGAACCCTTTGATGTAACTAATGAGAAGAGTTATACAAGGCTTAATAGGGAGGCAGACATCCCAGAGCAGATGTCTAGTGCTGAACTTCAGATATCAGGTGACAGGAAGCTTCAGGTGGAGCCAGAGCAGAACCACAACTCCCATGTCCCTATGGGGTTTGATCAAAACTCCAGTCCAGGCTACTCCACTCTGCCTCTGCCGAAAAAATCCTATGGCAGCGTCGACCACCAGAAATCCTTCAACCACCTCTCTTCTTCCAAGTACAGCACTGTGTCCTACCGCAAGATCCGCCGAGGCAACACCCGCCAGAAGATAGAGGAGTTTGAGTACAGGGTCATGAATTTGTAA